AGAAAATATAACACCAAGACCATAACCTAAAGCTTCAATCACAACCCTAGGAAGACCCTCGTTTTCTGAAAAACCAAGCAAATAATCAAATTTTGGATAAATTTCATCCATATTTTTTACAAAGCCGAGGTTTATTACTAAATTCTTTTCTATAAGCTTTTCAAGTTTTTCTTTTGTCTGTTTTTTAAATTCTCCAGATCCAGCGATATATAATTTTAAATCATCTCTTTTTAAATTTAACATAGCATCAAAAACTAGATCATGGCCTTTTAACTCTAAAAAATTAGCTGGCATTATGATAGAAATTTCATTATCGTTTTTCCTACTTTCAATACCCTCTTTTATGCATACTGGATCATATATAACTTTATTTTCAAATTTCAGATACTTACTATAAAATTTATAAGTTGAGTTAGAAACAGATATGGCTTTAAATTTAAGATTTTTTAAAATATTTATCTCAGTTTTATCAAGTGGGGCATTTTTCCTTAAGTGTTGTATGACTTTTATATTTAAATTATTAGCTGCTTGTATATATGCAAGATTTGTAGAAAAATGATTATTTAAATGTATAAAATCAAACTTATTTTTTGAAAGCAAATCATTAGCAAATTTTAAATCATTTTTATATTTTTCTTGCTTTATCAATCTTTTACAAAAAATTCTACAAATTTCTCTTTTAAATTTTGACATTTTAAATTTATTTTTTTCGCAGTATAAAATATCTATATTTCTGTTTTTTATAACATCTAATATTTTTCCCTCTTTTGTATCATAGTTATTCTCAAAAAAAACTGTAATTTTATACTCATTTTTTTTATTTAACTCATCTAAAAGATATAAAAGACTCTTAGTTCCGCCACCATACTCAATTCCAGTATCTATAAACAAAATACTTTTCATATTAACTCTTTAGATAGTTCATAAACTTCACGTGCTGAAATCTGAAGCATACATTTTTGATATTTACATCTTCTGCCAACGCATGGCACACAGGTTTTTTCTTTTTTAATAATTTTATGTATTTCTTTATCAAAATTAGGATTTGAAGCATAGGGCTGAGCAACCACAAAAAGCGTAACTGTAGGTGTTTTTAAAGCAGCTGCTATGTGAAGTGGTCCGGTATCTGGCGTGATTAATAAATCAAGCCTGTCTATTAAAGCAGCCGCGCCTCTTATACTAAAAACCCCAGCAAAATCTAAAATTCTCTCACTATTTAATGAATTTACCAACTGAGTTGTTAGTTTTTTATCACTTAAGCTTCCTGTTAAAACTATTCTTATATTTTCATCATTTAAAAACAGTTTTGCTAGTTCTACCCACTTTTCTAAAAACCACTGCCTTGATAGAGTACTAGCCCCCATTTGAAAACCAATATATTTTAAGTTGCTTTTCTTTTTAAAAACTCTATCAACCTCATCATAATCTTTTTTATCTAAAAAAAGCTCCATTCTTGTATCGCTGCTTTTTATGCCTACAAATTCCAAATATTTAAGTCTATATTTTACTACATAATCCTCCACTTCTAAAGGTTTTGGAGTATTAGAGTGAAAATTTCTAAATTCATTTTTATCATTATGCAGTTTATAAATATACTTTGCATTAGAAAGAACAGCCAAAGGAGTTGCTTGTGGCTCATTTGAATGAAGTATAAAAACAATATCAATATTTTTCTTTTTTAAGATATTTGCAACATTAAAAAACTTTTTCCATCTTCCAGCATATAAAACTACTTCATCTATATATGGGTTATTTTCAAAAAGTTTATAGTTTTTTGGATTTAATAAAGCTATTGTTTTTACATTTGGAAGATTTTGTTTAAAAGCTCGAAATACAGGGGTATTAAACAAAGTATCGCCAATTGCAGTATTGCTAAAAAAGCACACTGTTTTAAACTCTTCTTGGACTAGATCTGATTTAGTTATTTTTTTATTTTTAATCAAAAAATAAGCTATTTTTCTAAAAATTTTTTTCATATCATCTCCAAAGATTGCAATTTTAACCATAGTTTTATAAAATTATTAGTAAAATCAAAGCTTAATTATACACAAAAAAGTTGAAAATATGAAAAAAATAAAAGTTTTACATACCGAGTGGAGCGATGGCTGGGGCGGTCAAGAAATAAGAATAATAAACGAAGCAATTGCCATTAGAGAAAAATATGAAGTTGAGATATTTATCGCTTGTAGAGAAAATTCCAAGATACTACAAAAAGCAAATGAGGCTAATATAAAAACATTTATTTTGCCATTTAGATCAAATTTTGACATAAAAACTATTTTCGGATTAATCAAGATTATTAAAAAAAATAAAATAGATATAATAAATACTCACAGCGGAAAAGATACTTGGGTTGGAGGAATTGCAGCAAAACTAGCTGGTATAAAATTTATAAGAACAAGACATTTATCAAATAAAATTAATCCTTCAAGGCTAAATTTTATAAATTCTTTGGCTGATTTTATCATCACAACTGGCGAAAGTGTAAAAGAGGCTATGATAAAAGAAAATAGAATTGATAAAGATAAAATTATATCAATACCAACTGGAATTAATGACAATATTTTTAATCCTGAAATTTATGATAAAGATGAGTGTTTAAAGACTTTAAATCTTGAAAATGATAAAATTTATGTAGGAAATTTAGCTGTTCTTAGAGCCTTTAAACGACATGATGTGTTTTTAAAAATAGCTTTAAAAATACACAAAGATTTCCCAAATATTATCTTTTTAATAGCTGGAGATGGACCTAAAAAACAAGACTTGATTGCTTTTATAAAGCAAAATAACATGTCAGATTATGTAAAACTTTTAGGGCATTGTAAAAATCCAGAAATTTTTTTAAAAGCAATCCATATTTTTATGCTTACATCTGATTCAAAAGAAGGTGTGCCACAATCTTTAATGCAAGCTTTGTTAATGAAAAATGCTTGTATATCGACAAATATTGGAAGCATTCCTGATTTATATAATGGGTCAAATTTTATAATGACTGATTTTGATGAAGAAAAATTATATAGCGAACTAAAAGGGCTATTAAGCGATAAAGAAAAGGTAAATTTTTATCAAAACAACGCTAGAGAATTTGTTAAAAATAACTTTACAAAAGATATTATGGCTAATAAAATTTATGAAATTTATAAAAGAATTTTATAAAAAATTTTCAATATTGCTATAAATTTCTTCTAAGTTGATATTCTCAGCAATTTTTGTTTCATCTTGCAAAACAACACATTTTGCACTACAAGATATTGGTTTCCAGCGATTTATATCTGTTTTGCCAAAAAGTATAAGCGTATCAACTCCCATAGCTGGGGCTAAATGAGCTATCCCACCATCAAGAGTTATCAAAAACTTTGCCTCATATATATAAGAAGCGAGTTCTTGTAGATTTTTGGTTTGTAAATATTTTACTTTTGTGATTTGTGATATTTGTTTTGCAAAATCACTATCTTCAGCTGTTATTATGATATTTATTGTTTTAGTTTTTATGTAAGATAAAATTTGACATATTTTATCTTTGCTTAGTTGATTTTGTTCTATTCTTGAAGATATATGAAAAAATATAAAATTAGAATATAAGCTATTTTTATGATTTGGTAAGAAAAATGTCTTTTCATCACACTCTTTAACGTCTAATGGCTTTAGAATTTCATAGCAAAGTTTTATTTCATTTATCTGTTTTTGTGGTACTTTTATAGTTACAAAACTAGCCTGATTTTTCTCATCAATACCGATAATCTCTTTTGCGTTTGAAACTTTTGCAAAAAGCCCAGCGTTTTTTGAATAAGAACTCCTAAAAATAACACAAATATCATACTTTTCTTTTTTTATTTTGTATAAAATTTTAGTTTTTTCTATAAGAGCTGCAATTTTATCATTCAATCTCTTTTTGTGCTTTGTTTTTGTGTAGATATAAATTTTATCCAAAAAAGGATTGTTTTCAACTACAAAAGAATTTAAGCTATTTACAACTATATCTATTTTAGCGTCTTGATATTTTTTTCTTAAAGCCTCGATAGCTGGTGTAGTACAAACCAAATCCCCGATATTATCATTCCTAATAAGTAAAATTTTCAAAATAAGCCTTAAAAATAAAATGAAACTCTCATTATAACCAAGTTTTCATAAAATTTATTGTAAAATTACTCTTATGAAAAAAATAGTATTTCTAAGAATTAACCCAAAGGCTGTCGGAGGCGCTGAAAAGTATCTTCAAAGAGTTGTTTATGTTTTAAAACAAAACGGTATAAAGCATGAAATTCGCTCCTTTAATGGCAACCAAAAAATTCCTTCATGGCTAAAAGCTTTGAAATTTAATCATCAAGTTTGTAAACAAAAAAGTAAAGATGAAATTTATTTTAGCCTTGAAAGAGTTGGGTGTGCTGATATTTACAGAGCTGGTGATGGAGTTCATAAAGTTTATAGAAATCAAAAAAAACTATGGTTTTTAAACCCTTTAAATTTCGTATATCCATACTTAGAAAGAAAATGTTTTGAAAATTCTAAAAAAATCATAACAAATTCAAACTTCATAAAAGATCAAATCATAAAAACATATAACATTAACCCGCAAAAAATACAAACTATTTATAACGGAGTAAATTTGCCAAACAAAGTAGACAAAGTAAAAACTAAAACTGAAATTTGTGCTAAATTTAATCTTGATCTTAAAAAACCACTCATTCTTTTTGTTGGAAGTGGCTTTAAAAGAAAAGGCGTAAAAGAATTTTTAACTATCCTAAAAAATTTAAATTCCAACTATAGTTCCATCATAATAGGCAAAGATAAAAATATAAAAAAATATATAAATTTAACTAAAAATTTAGGTCTTGATACGCTTTTTTTAGGGGTTAGAGATGATGTTAATAAATTTTACGAAGCAAGTGATATTTTTGTGTTTCCAACTTATTATGAACCATTTTCAAATGTTATCCTAGAAGCACTTAGTTATGGATGTGTGTGCTTTACGACTAAGCAAAACGGGGCTAGTGAGATTTTAGATAATGAGTTTATAATGAACTCTCCAAATGATTTGAAAATCTCAAAAACTATAGATAAATTTTTAAATAATGCTAGCTTACTTCAAACTCAAAGTCAAAAAAATATAGAAATTTCAAAAAAATTTAGCATTGAAAACAATGTAAAACTCACTATGGAGATTATAAATGAAAATCTTTATTGAACTTCCTACTTGGCTTGGGGACGGGGTTATGGCAAGTATGGCTGTTGAAAACATAGCGTTAAATTTTCCTAAAGCAAAGATTACATTTTTTGGCTCATTTGCTTCAACTTCTTTATATCAAAATCATCCAAATTTAGAAAAAATAGTCATAGATGAGAGTAAAAAAACCAAATTTAGATATATAAAGCTTTATCAAACTATAAAAAGCTTTGATAAATTTGATATAGCTATAAGTTTTCGAAGCCATTTTGCTACTAAATTTAGTATGTTTTTTCTAAAAGCTAAAAAAAAGTATATCTTTGATAAAAACTCATATCAAGGTCATCAAGCAGAAAAATATTTAGATTTTGTAACAAAAAGTCTAAATTTAGACCAAAAACAAAGTGAACTAAAGTTATATTTTAAGCCAAAAATATTTAGCAAAAAAACACTCGGTCTAAATCCAGGTGCAAGCTATGGAAGTGCGAAAAGATGGTATCCTAGTTACTTCGCAGAAGTTGCTACTGCTTTATCAAAAGAGTATGATATCTTAATATTTGGCACAAAAAATGAAGCTAAAATCTGTAACGAAATAGCTGATATCTTAAAAGAGAAAAATATAAATTTTATAAACTTATGTGGTAAAACTA
The sequence above is a segment of the Campylobacter corcagiensis genome. Coding sequences within it:
- the waaF gene encoding lipopolysaccharide heptosyltransferase II, whose protein sequence is MKIFIELPTWLGDGVMASMAVENIALNFPKAKITFFGSFASTSLYQNHPNLEKIVIDESKKTKFRYIKLYQTIKSFDKFDIAISFRSHFATKFSMFFLKAKKKYIFDKNSYQGHQAEKYLDFVTKSLNLDQKQSELKLYFKPKIFSKKTLGLNPGASYGSAKRWYPSYFAEVATALSKEYDILIFGTKNEAKICNEIADILKEKNINFINLCGKTSIQELCQNIAGLSLFITNDSGPMHIAASYKTPTIALFGPTRWFETSPYKNSKSKIVRLDLACMPCMKRTCPIKTHKCMKNLTPDMVLKAYKELNLTSINP
- a CDS encoding glycosyltransferase family 4 protein, which encodes MKKIKVLHTEWSDGWGGQEIRIINEAIAIREKYEVEIFIACRENSKILQKANEANIKTFILPFRSNFDIKTIFGLIKIIKKNKIDIINTHSGKDTWVGGIAAKLAGIKFIRTRHLSNKINPSRLNFINSLADFIITTGESVKEAMIKENRIDKDKIISIPTGINDNIFNPEIYDKDECLKTLNLENDKIYVGNLAVLRAFKRHDVFLKIALKIHKDFPNIIFLIAGDGPKKQDLIAFIKQNNMSDYVKLLGHCKNPEIFLKAIHIFMLTSDSKEGVPQSLMQALLMKNACISTNIGSIPDLYNGSNFIMTDFDEEKLYSELKGLLSDKEKVNFYQNNAREFVKNNFTKDIMANKIYEIYKRIL
- a CDS encoding glycosyltransferase family 9 protein codes for the protein MKILLIRNDNIGDLVCTTPAIEALRKKYQDAKIDIVVNSLNSFVVENNPFLDKIYIYTKTKHKKRLNDKIAALIEKTKILYKIKKEKYDICVIFRSSYSKNAGLFAKVSNAKEIIGIDEKNQASFVTIKVPQKQINEIKLCYEILKPLDVKECDEKTFFLPNHKNSLYSNFIFFHISSRIEQNQLSKDKICQILSYIKTKTINIIITAEDSDFAKQISQITKVKYLQTKNLQELASYIYEAKFLITLDGGIAHLAPAMGVDTLILFGKTDINRWKPISCSAKCVVLQDETKIAENINLEEIYSNIENFL
- a CDS encoding glycosyltransferase family 4 protein codes for the protein MKKIVFLRINPKAVGGAEKYLQRVVYVLKQNGIKHEIRSFNGNQKIPSWLKALKFNHQVCKQKSKDEIYFSLERVGCADIYRAGDGVHKVYRNQKKLWFLNPLNFVYPYLERKCFENSKKIITNSNFIKDQIIKTYNINPQKIQTIYNGVNLPNKVDKVKTKTEICAKFNLDLKKPLILFVGSGFKRKGVKEFLTILKNLNSNYSSIIIGKDKNIKKYINLTKNLGLDTLFLGVRDDVNKFYEASDIFVFPTYYEPFSNVILEALSYGCVCFTTKQNGASEILDNEFIMNSPNDLKISKTIDKFLNNASLLQTQSQKNIEISKKFSIENNVKLTMEIINENLY
- a CDS encoding glycosyltransferase family 4 protein — its product is MKSILFIDTGIEYGGGTKSLLYLLDELNKKNEYKITVFFENNYDTKEGKILDVIKNRNIDILYCEKNKFKMSKFKREICRIFCKRLIKQEKYKNDLKFANDLLSKNKFDFIHLNNHFSTNLAYIQAANNLNIKVIQHLRKNAPLDKTEINILKNLKFKAISVSNSTYKFYSKYLKFENKVIYDPVCIKEGIESRKNDNEISIIMPANFLELKGHDLVFDAMLNLKRDDLKLYIAGSGEFKKQTKEKLEKLIEKNLVINLGFVKNMDEIYPKFDYLLGFSENEGLPRVVIEALGYGLGVIFSNIDVMGELYEISSKKEDFHIINRTAKDLFVFLSKLKKSKSHKRDIAIINTFKLENYIESILSFYKDCE
- a CDS encoding glycosyltransferase family 9 protein, which gives rise to MKKIFRKIAYFLIKNKKITKSDLVQEEFKTVCFFSNTAIGDTLFNTPVFRAFKQNLPNVKTIALLNPKNYKLFENNPYIDEVVLYAGRWKKFFNVANILKKKNIDIVFILHSNEPQATPLAVLSNAKYIYKLHNDKNEFRNFHSNTPKPLEVEDYVVKYRLKYLEFVGIKSSDTRMELFLDKKDYDEVDRVFKKKSNLKYIGFQMGASTLSRQWFLEKWVELAKLFLNDENIRIVLTGSLSDKKLTTQLVNSLNSERILDFAGVFSIRGAAALIDRLDLLITPDTGPLHIAAALKTPTVTLFVVAQPYASNPNFDKEIHKIIKKEKTCVPCVGRRCKYQKCMLQISAREVYELSKELI